In the genome of Desulfatiglans sp., one region contains:
- the gspG gene encoding type II secretion system major pseudopilin GspG — protein MSSDNRNTEKGFSLIEVMVVIVILGILASIVGVKVIGHIEDSKRVKAKTQIETFRTALDLYRLDNGSYPTTEQGLTALVSPPTVGKLPRKWREGGYIARIPKDPWQNEYVYQSPGDNGDFDIISYGDDNEPGGEGKNKDVTSWEDDQD, from the coding sequence ATGAGTTCAGATAATAGAAATACCGAAAAGGGTTTTTCCCTGATAGAGGTAATGGTTGTTATTGTCATCCTGGGTATACTTGCAAGTATTGTGGGTGTAAAGGTTATAGGGCATATAGAGGATTCAAAAAGGGTCAAGGCAAAGACCCAGATAGAGACCTTCAGGACTGCCCTTGATCTTTACAGGCTTGATAACGGGAGCTACCCCACCACTGAACAGGGGTTAACCGCCCTGGTATCGCCTCCTACAGTCGGAAAACTCCCCAGAAAGTGGAGAGAAGGTGGTTATATCGCAAGGATACCTAAAGACCCCTGGCAAAATGAATATGTGTATCAGTCACCTGGTGACAATGGGGATTTTGACATAATATCCTATGGTGATGACAATGAACCTGGCGGTGAGGGAAAAAACAAAGATGTCACAAGCTGGGAAGACGATCAGGATTAA